One genomic region from Nymphaea colorata isolate Beijing-Zhang1983 chromosome 10, ASM883128v2, whole genome shotgun sequence encodes:
- the LOC116262901 gene encoding uncharacterized protein LOC116262901, with protein sequence MFSHHQKAEKANPPAHEESHRGMEHEIKELIHHLTGRLSDLHNHHPSKSHHPSQQQHHGGHGDDHDPAGLKVIALTGNNNGASMKAGRDEVADTRVSSPADGEAVAAYANSNFQAVNNSVVVGGSCTANDPGIHLDIPIETLEPEWQHEEYMKMKKKDKKQKKKDKKEKKKKKKEKKSDASFEDGGENKKMQEKKSSSSESSSSSSSSSEDEGKH encoded by the coding sequence ATGTTTTCCCACCACCAAAAAGCCGAGAAAGCCAATCCCCCTGCCCATGAAGAATCACACAGGGGAATGGAACACGAGATCAAGGAGCTGATCCATCACCTTACTGGCAGATTATCAGACCTCCATAACCATCACCCATCCAAATCCCACCACCCATCGCAGCAGCAACACCACGGTGGCCACGGCGACGACCACGACCCCGCCGGCCTGAAAGTGATTGCCCTCACCGGAAACAACAACGGCGCTTCCATGAAGGCCGGCCGCGACGAAGTCGCCGACACGCGCGTCAGCTCCCCCGCTGATGGTGAGGCCGTTGCTGCATATGCCAACAGCAACTTTCAGGCTGTGAACAACTCGGTGGTCGTGGGAGGGAGCTGCACTGCGAACGACCCTGGCATCCATTTGGATATCCCCATCGAGACGTTGGAGCCAGAGTGGCAGCACGAGGAGtacatgaaaatgaagaaaaaagacaagaagcagaagaaaaaggacaagaaggagaagaagaagaagaagaaggagaagaagtcTGATGCTTCTTTCGAAGATGGtggagaaaacaagaagatgcaGGAGAAGAAGTCCAGCTCCTctgaatcttcttcttcttcttcttcttcttctgaagATGAAGGAAAGCATTGA
- the LOC116262478 gene encoding WAT1-related protein At5g07050-like, with amino-acid sequence MACLSSLDKFRPAAGMVLVQVFMTGMLLLSKLCLDEGMNIFALLAYRHLVAAAFLAPFAYFCDRDQVKRLTCAALGWIFVCALSGITIGMGFYYYGLLCTSTTFAATFLNLIPVLTFIFAVVLRMENICLKTRAGVVKVGGTVVCVMGAMLATLYKGTSVKLLSSLWHTHHTSAVRLAKTDWTRGAMMLVVSSISYSAWFIAQVKLFKMFPARYLANTLICLIGSLQSAVIGFALERDLAMWKIGPDLQLLTIVYSGVFTSGATFCLTSWCVSKKGPIYAAMFSPLLLVLACISGSIFLGERLYIGSMLGSVLIVGGLYAYLWGKRKESMLKILQVDGSGSASSRRLQAKAAVVVAQEAVVPDEANDQAKSEVAKGETAINLR; translated from the exons ATGGCGTGCCTTTCGTCGCTTGATAAGTTCCGGCCGGCTGCCGGAATGGTTCTGGTTCAGGTATTCATGACGGGGATGCTGCTGCTCTCCAAATTGTGCCTCGATGAAGGGATGAACATTTTCGCGCTGTTGGCCTATCGCCACCTGGTTGCCGCCGCTTTCCTCGCGCCTTTCGCCTACTTTTGTGACAG GGACCAGGTGAAGAGGCTGACATGTGCGGCTTTGGGTTGGATCTTCGTCTGCGCCCTGTCTGG AATTACAATTGGGATGGGCTTCTACTACTACGGACTCCTCTGTACCTCCACCACTTTTGCTGCCACTTTCCTCAACCTCATTCCAGTCCTCACTTTTATCTTCGCCGTTGTATTAAG AATGGAGAACATCTGCCTAAAGACTAGAGCTGGAGTAGTGAAAGTGGGAGGCACCGTTGTGTGTGTGATGGGCGCCATGCTCGCTACACTGTATAAAGGCACTTCTGTAAAACTGCTCTCTTCTCTTTGGCACACTCATCACACGTCTGCTGTTCGTCTGGCGAAGACGGACTGGACTCGAGGAGCAATGATGCTAGTCGTCAGTAGCATAAGCTACTCTGCATGGTTTATTGCTcaa gttaaattatttaaaatgttCCCTGCGAGGTACCTAGCGAATACACTAATATGTTTGATAGGAAGCCTGCAATCGGCGGTGATAGGTTTTGCCTTGGAAAGGGATTTGGCGATGTGGAAGATAGGACCGGACTTGCAGTTGCTGACAATAGTTTATTCG GGAGTATTTACTTCTGGAGCAACCTTTTGCTTAACATCATGGTGCGTTAGCAAGAAGGGTCCAATTTATGCAGCCATGttttcacctcttcttcttgtccttGCCTGCATCTCTGGTTCGATTTTCTTGGGTGAACGGCTCTATATTGGGAG TATGTTAGGCTCAGTGCTGATAGTGGGAGGGTTATACGCCTATCTTTggggaaagagaaaagaatcGATGCTGAAAATACTTCAAGTAGACGGAAGCGGAAGTGCATCATCTAGGAGACTGCAGGCAAAAGCTGCTGTTGTTGTCGCACAAGAAGCAGTTGTCCCTGATGAAGCGAATGATCAAGCCAAATCCGAAGTGGCTAAGGGGGAGACGGCCATTAATCTTCGTTGA
- the LOC116262477 gene encoding WAT1-related protein At5g64700-like has protein sequence MVGWVKEHRPVLSMVAVQVFIAGMLLLSKVVLDNGMFVFAFLTYRHLVAAVFVSPFAYFLERKQRPKLTLEAMSWIFACGAFGITMGIGFYYYGIFYTSASFAANFLNTIPIVTFLLAAVLRMEKVGLRTVAGKVKVSGTIICVGGATMITLYKGSSFKLFPAPLWHHHQPVGANAERANWTTGSLMLAASSLSDALWFIAQVKLLKVYPAKYSATALTCWAGTLQSVVIGFAMRRDPSAWKLGLDLRLITIIYAGILTSGATFCLITWCISKRGPIYVTMFSPLVLVLVSISESLFLGERLYVGSILGSIFIIGGLYAFLWGKSKESTLQATSHEADNRHSCGVGNSLTNSVSSTSETAMNEKGKAREQHNHGEALGKNGNDLTSQEEIL, from the exons ATGGTGGGGTGGGTGAAGGAGCACCGGCCGGTCCTCAGCATGGTGGCCGTGCAGGTCTTCATCGCCGGGATGCTGCTCCTCTCCAAGGTCGTTCTCGACAACGGGATGTTCGTCTTTGCCTTCTTGACCTACCGGCACTTGGTCGCCGCGGTGTTCGTCTCGCCCTTCGCCTACTTTCTCGAGAG GAAACAAAGACCCAAGTTGACACTCGAAGCCATGTCCTGGATCTTCGCATGTGGTGCATTTGG TATTACCATGGGAATTGGCTTTTACTACTACGGTATATTCTACACTTCTGCTTCATTTGCAGCCAACTTCCTGAACACCATTCCAATCGTGACGTTCCTTCTTGCGGCAGTTCTGAG AATGGAGAAGGTAGGGCTAAGAACTGTAGCAGGAAAAGTGAAGGTGTCAGGAACGATTATCTGTGTGGGAGGAGCAACAATGATCACATTATATAAAGGGTCATCCTTCAAGCTCTTTCCTGCACCACTCTGGCATCATCACCAACCAGTTGGAGCCAACGCAGAGAGAGCAAACTGGACTACAGGATCTCTTATGTTGGCTGCCAGCAGCCTGAGTGATGCCTTATGGTTCATTGCTCAG GTCAAATTACTGAAAGTATATCCTGCAAAATATTCTGCAACAGCACTCACTTGTTGGGCGGGAACCTTGCAATCAGTTGTGATTGGCTTTGCCATGAGAAGAGACCCATCAGCATGGAAGTTGGGATTGGACCTACGGCTAATTACCATAATCTACGCg GGAATATTGACATCTGGGGcaactttttgtttgattacaTGGTGTATCAGCAAGCGAGGCCCAATCTATGTCACCATGTTTAGCCCTCTTGTTCTCGTCCTTGTGAGCATCTCAGAGTCCCTCTTTCTCGGCGAAAGACTTTATGTTGGAAG TATATTGGGATCCATTTTCATAATAGGAGGGCTATATGCATTCCTTTGGGGAAAGAGCAAAGAGTCAACACTTCAAGCGACGTCCCATGAGGCGGACAATCGACACAGTTGTGGAGTCGGGAACTCTCTCACAAATTCCGTCTCTTCAACGTCAGAAACCGCCATGAATGAAAAGGGCAAAGCTCGTGAGCAGCATAATCATGGAGAAGCGCTAGGAAAAAATGGCAATGATTTGACATCCCAAGAAGAGATATTGTGA
- the LOC116262479 gene encoding WAT1-related protein At3g30340-like, producing the protein MASQVQHGGAWLPVPVVVIVQVAFAAMNVLTKQVLDAGMNRFVFITYRQLVATISVGPIAYFAERHKRPKLTGSIFLLLFLSALLGLTLTQYFFFFGLQHTTATFSCAFVNMIPVLTFIIALPFGMETVNIKKMAGVFKVVGTVVCVGGAMLLTLYKGKALTHPSANLVQQASKSLVELQKGWLLGSLSLLGGSFAWSSWFIVQAKIAKSYPALYSNNAIVSLLSCIQCASFTLLFHRDPSLWALRGRLQLITILYTGAVCSGLAYIMMAWCVEKRGPLFTAAFSPLIQVVVAIIEVLFLHEQLHLGSVIGSVVVVIGLYLLLCGKSKDNECRTAKQTQAINENPAAELV; encoded by the exons ATGGCTTCACAGGTACAACATGGAGGCGCTTGGTTGCCTGTCCCGGTGGTGGTGATAGTGCAGGTAGCGTTCGCCGCGATGAACGTGCTCACCAAACAGGTTCTGGACGCCGGAATGAATCGGTTCGTCTTCATCACTTACCGGCAGCTCGTCGCCACCATCTCCGTAGGCCCAATTGCGTACTTTGCCGAAAG GCATAAGAGGCCCAAGCTGACTGGCAGCATCTTCTTGCTGCTTTTCTTGAGTGCTTTGCTTGG GTTGACTCTTACTCagtacttcttcttcttcgggcTGCAGCACACCACCGCTACATTCAGCTGCGCCTTCGTCAACATGATCCCTGTGTTGACCTTCATAATCGCACTTCCGTTTGG CATGGAAACTGTGAACATCAAAAAGATGGCAGGGGTGTTCAAGGTGGTGGGCACAGTGGTCTGTGTTGGTGGCGCAATGCTTCTCACTCTTTATAAAGGCAAAGCGCTGACTCACCCCTCAGCCAATTTGGTACAACAAGCTTCAAAGAGTTTGGTTGAATTGCAGAAGGGTTGGCTTCTTGGTTCCCTCTCCTTACTTGGAGGCAGCTTTGCCTGGTCATCGTGGTTCATAGTGCAGGCTAAGATTGCCAAGTCTTACCCTGCTCTGTACTCCAACAATGCTATTGTCTCCCTGTTAAGCTGCATCCAGTGTGCTTCTTTCACTTTGCTCTTCCACAGGGACCCCTCTTTATGGGCACTTCGAGGAAGACTCCAACTTATCACAATCCTTTACACT GGAGCTGTCTGCTCTGGGCTGGCCTACATCATGATGGCATGGTGTGTGGAGAAGAGGGGCCCTCTCTTCACTGCTGCGTTCAGCCCTCTCATTCAAGTGGTTGTGGCCATTATTGAAGTCCTCTTCTTGCATGAGCAGTTGCACCTAGGAAG TGTCATAGGGTCTGTTGTGGTGGTTATTGGTCTTTATTTGTTGTTGTGCGGGAAAAGCAAAGACAACGAGTGCC